A section of the Spirosoma pollinicola genome encodes:
- a CDS encoding thymidylate synthase, with the protein MQQYHDLLRHILANGTRKTDRTGTGTISVFGYQMRFNLQDGFPLLTTKKVHTKSIIHELLWFIKGDTNIKYLKDNGVSIWDEWADVNGDLGPVYGKQWRSWQSDGKTIDQLSDVLKQLKNTPDSRRMIISAWNPADVPSMALPPCHLLMQFYVADNKLSCQLYQRSADVFLGVPFNIASYALLTMMIAQECNLEAHEFIWTGGDTHLYINHLEQVETQLARDFRPLPTMRLNPDVTSVFDFTYEDFTLENYNPHPAIKAPVAV; encoded by the coding sequence ATGCAACAATATCACGACCTGCTTCGCCATATCCTTGCCAATGGCACGCGCAAAACCGACCGTACCGGCACCGGAACGATCAGTGTATTTGGTTATCAAATGCGCTTTAATCTTCAGGATGGCTTCCCACTGCTGACTACCAAAAAAGTCCATACAAAGTCGATTATCCACGAATTGCTGTGGTTTATTAAAGGTGATACGAATATAAAATACCTGAAAGATAATGGCGTTTCGATCTGGGATGAGTGGGCCGATGTAAACGGCGACCTGGGGCCGGTGTACGGGAAACAGTGGCGTAGCTGGCAGTCGGATGGTAAAACGATTGACCAGCTAAGCGACGTATTGAAGCAACTCAAAAACACTCCCGATTCGCGTCGGATGATCATATCGGCTTGGAATCCCGCTGATGTACCCAGCATGGCTTTGCCGCCCTGTCATTTGCTGATGCAGTTCTATGTAGCCGATAATAAACTGTCCTGCCAGCTTTACCAGCGGAGTGCCGATGTGTTTTTGGGCGTTCCTTTCAACATTGCCAGCTACGCTTTGTTGACGATGATGATTGCGCAGGAGTGCAATTTGGAGGCTCACGAGTTTATTTGGACTGGTGGAGATACACACCTTTACATCAACCATCTGGAGCAGGTTGAAACCCAGCTCGCCCGTGATTTTCGGCCCTTGCCAACCATGCGCCTGAATCCAGACGTAACGTCGGTTTTTGACTTCACTTACGAAGATTTTACTCTAGAAAATTACAATCCTCACCCCGCTATTAAGGCCCCAGTAGCAGTGTAA
- a CDS encoding PQQ-binding-like beta-propeller repeat protein: MTALYSPAAIVNYVSRALQVWRLAGLLCFLTGLASCLTGCGSTSKLIVKPVPTPPAAVTATTPPTTVVTAPLVYVASFDRNLYALDTATGVQRWVFSADTAIQSSPVVAYGMVYVGSNDNNLYAIDATTGQRRWTFKTAGFVHSSPVVMNGIVYVGSQDGNLYAIDATMGNLLWVYTVGFGLYSSPAVTNGIVYIGAQDNRFYAVDAGNGILRWRFDADGYFLSSPTVSNGVVYIGCSNRKLYAIDADTGRQRWVFLAASDIESSPVVANGLVYVGSNDNNLYALDAASGQLKWKFGTNGVIFGSPAVVDGVVYVGSRDHKLYAIDAATGVQRWSFSTNFDIYSTPAVTNGVVYIGSNDYNLYAIKAATGQKRWSFRTGNVVVSSPVFAQKSASQGAYPTISGAGK; the protein is encoded by the coding sequence ATGACTGCCCTCTACAGTCCTGCGGCCATAGTAAATTACGTTTCCAGGGCGCTACAAGTTTGGCGGTTGGCTGGACTTCTGTGTTTCCTGACAGGGCTTGCCAGTTGCTTAACAGGTTGTGGCTCCACATCTAAATTAATTGTAAAGCCCGTTCCCACGCCACCCGCAGCTGTAACGGCCACCACACCACCCACCACAGTCGTTACGGCCCCACTCGTATATGTTGCCAGCTTCGACCGGAATCTATATGCGCTCGACACGGCTACGGGCGTTCAGCGATGGGTGTTTAGTGCTGATACCGCCATTCAATCCAGCCCGGTAGTGGCCTATGGAATGGTATATGTAGGCAGCAATGACAACAACCTCTATGCCATTGATGCCACAACGGGCCAGAGACGGTGGACATTCAAAACAGCTGGCTTTGTTCATTCCAGCCCGGTAGTCATGAACGGAATTGTGTACGTTGGCAGTCAGGATGGCAATTTGTATGCCATTGACGCCACTATGGGCAATCTACTCTGGGTGTACACCGTTGGGTTTGGGCTTTATTCCAGTCCGGCAGTGACTAACGGGATCGTCTACATTGGCGCACAGGACAACCGGTTCTATGCCGTCGATGCCGGTAACGGGATTCTGCGCTGGCGGTTCGATGCCGATGGCTATTTTTTGTCGAGCCCGACCGTGTCGAACGGGGTTGTTTATATTGGGTGCAGCAACCGTAAACTCTACGCGATCGATGCCGATACGGGCCGTCAGCGGTGGGTATTTCTGGCGGCTTCGGATATTGAATCTAGCCCCGTGGTAGCCAACGGACTGGTCTACGTAGGCAGTAATGACAACAACCTGTATGCTCTTGATGCAGCCTCAGGCCAGCTAAAATGGAAATTTGGGACAAATGGCGTAATTTTTGGTAGTCCGGCGGTTGTCGATGGCGTTGTGTATGTTGGTAGCCGCGACCACAAGCTCTACGCGATTGATGCCGCAACAGGCGTACAGCGCTGGTCGTTCAGCACGAACTTCGACATTTACTCGACCCCAGCCGTTACGAATGGTGTGGTGTATATAGGCAGTAATGATTATAATTTATATGCCATCAAAGCGGCTACGGGTCAAAAACGTTGGTCGTTCAGAACCGGGAATGTCGTTGTGTCCAGCCCGGTTTTTGCACAGAAAAGTGCGTCACAGGGAGCCTACCCAACCATTAGCGGGGCAGGGAAATAA
- a CDS encoding Gfo/Idh/MocA family protein, translating into MNEKQVSRRYVLKAGAVGSLAAIGMPTFIPANAFGANDRVRVAVIGINGRGKDHIQGFSRLKDVEVATLCDVDSTVLQNGAADFEKKYNKKVKTMPDLRQVYEDKDIDVVSIATPNHWHALAAIWACQAGKDVYVEKPGAHNIREGRKLVEAAHHYKRIVQHGVQLRSSVAIQEAIKHLRDGLIGNVYMARGLVYKWRPDIGNKGPSPVPAELNWNMWQGPAQAKEFSKNYVHYNWHWFWDYGNGDIGNQGIHETDLCMWGLDVGLPEEITSAGGKFLWKDCKETPETLTSIYKYPSSGKVIQFEVRPWMTNKEDGVEIGNLFYGDKGYMVINGYDDYKTFLGRERTPGPARKEGGDHYLNFIEAVRARDTSKQNGPVETAHLASGIAHLGNIAYRLGRTLHFDPKNEVFTNDKEANQMLTRKYRAPFVVPEKV; encoded by the coding sequence ATGAACGAAAAACAAGTTTCCCGGCGGTACGTCCTCAAGGCAGGGGCGGTTGGTTCGCTGGCGGCAATCGGTATGCCTACTTTCATTCCGGCCAATGCCTTTGGGGCAAATGACCGGGTTCGCGTGGCGGTCATTGGTATAAATGGTCGCGGTAAAGATCACATTCAGGGGTTTTCGCGCCTGAAAGATGTAGAAGTAGCTACGCTTTGCGATGTAGACAGCACAGTTCTCCAAAACGGAGCCGCTGATTTTGAAAAGAAATACAACAAAAAGGTGAAGACCATGCCCGATCTTCGGCAAGTCTATGAAGACAAAGACATCGATGTCGTAAGCATTGCCACCCCCAACCACTGGCACGCGCTGGCGGCCATCTGGGCGTGTCAGGCAGGCAAAGATGTGTATGTCGAAAAGCCGGGTGCACATAATATTCGGGAGGGCCGTAAGCTGGTCGAAGCGGCCCATCACTACAAACGAATTGTGCAGCACGGCGTGCAATTGAGGAGTTCGGTGGCTATTCAGGAAGCGATTAAGCACCTCCGCGATGGACTGATTGGCAACGTGTATATGGCTCGCGGACTGGTGTACAAGTGGCGTCCGGATATTGGCAACAAAGGTCCCTCGCCCGTTCCGGCAGAGCTAAACTGGAATATGTGGCAAGGCCCGGCCCAGGCGAAAGAGTTCAGCAAAAACTACGTCCATTATAACTGGCACTGGTTTTGGGATTATGGCAACGGCGACATCGGCAATCAGGGCATCCACGAAACAGATCTGTGCATGTGGGGGTTAGACGTAGGCCTCCCCGAAGAGATAACCTCAGCCGGCGGTAAATTCCTATGGAAAGATTGCAAGGAAACTCCTGAAACACTGACCTCGATCTATAAATACCCATCGTCGGGAAAAGTGATTCAGTTCGAGGTTCGTCCCTGGATGACGAACAAGGAAGACGGTGTCGAGATTGGCAACCTCTTTTACGGCGACAAAGGTTATATGGTTATTAACGGGTATGACGACTACAAAACCTTTTTAGGGAGAGAGAGAACCCCAGGCCCAGCCCGAAAAGAAGGGGGCGACCATTACCTGAACTTTATCGAAGCCGTTCGGGCGCGGGATACATCGAAGCAAAATGGCCCCGTCGAAACAGCGCACCTGGCTTCGGGTATTGCGCATCTGGGCAACATCGCCTACCGGTTAGGCCGCACACTGCACTTCGATCCGAAGAACGAAGTATTCACCAACGATAAGGAAGCCAACCAGATGCTTACCCGCAAATACCGCGCTCCGTTTGTGGTGCCGGAGAAGGTATAA
- a CDS encoding 5-fold beta-flower protein codes for MNKLAFYFAIVLGLSTSAAFAQQPQDFKGHYINAKGDVYVQGEKVGLVTKQGIIQDAKGKKVAFMNSDGTVSDASGKKMGKIAKNGESYYNTNGELVFTVKDKAGETCDIFDAKGKKIGSVDDGLKGSACALHCLSNGLDMTTHQKPVAKVAKNAKP; via the coding sequence ATGAACAAACTAGCATTTTATTTCGCAATCGTCCTGGGCTTATCGACTTCAGCGGCCTTTGCCCAACAACCTCAGGATTTCAAAGGCCACTACATTAACGCCAAAGGGGATGTGTATGTCCAGGGAGAAAAAGTTGGCTTAGTGACCAAACAGGGCATTATTCAGGATGCCAAAGGCAAGAAGGTAGCCTTTATGAACTCCGATGGCACCGTGTCGGATGCCAGCGGCAAGAAAATGGGTAAAATTGCCAAAAATGGTGAATCATATTATAACACCAACGGCGAGCTGGTTTTTACGGTGAAAGACAAAGCAGGCGAAACCTGTGATATTTTTGATGCGAAAGGCAAAAAAATTGGTTCGGTCGATGATGGGCTAAAAGGTTCAGCCTGTGCCCTGCATTGTTTGAGCAATGGTCTGGATATGACTACCCATCAAAAACCGGTAGCTAAAGTAGCAAAGAATGCCAAGCCCTGA
- a CDS encoding 2TM domain-containing protein, protein METIENTPQRDPYLWKQAKARVGFRIHLQAYLIINGGLWLIWAFSNFVINATTAHAGTLFPWPIFPMLGWGIGLATHYFTIFRNNERDMIEKEYQKLARQ, encoded by the coding sequence ATGGAAACGATAGAAAACACCCCTCAGCGCGACCCATATCTTTGGAAACAAGCAAAAGCCCGTGTCGGTTTTCGCATTCATCTCCAGGCTTATCTGATTATTAACGGTGGCCTATGGCTGATCTGGGCCTTTAGCAATTTTGTTATTAATGCTACCACAGCGCACGCAGGTACCCTTTTCCCGTGGCCAATTTTCCCTATGTTAGGTTGGGGTATCGGATTAGCAACGCACTATTTCACCATTTTCCGAAACAATGAAAGGGATATGATCGAGAAGGAGTATCAGAAACTGGCGAGACAATAG
- a CDS encoding OsmC family protein, translated as MLDTQPVEAIQEFNTMQVELVRVDDGFHFEALGKSGVAQHIDAATDIGGHNAGARPMEMLLMGLAGCSAIDVILILKKQKQVIEDFRLKVDGMREKDAIPAPFKKIHITYLLKGQLNADKVKRAIDLSMDKYCSATAQFRPSAEITYSFEIQE; from the coding sequence ATGCTTGATACACAACCAGTTGAGGCCATTCAGGAATTTAATACGATGCAGGTTGAGCTGGTACGCGTCGACGATGGGTTTCATTTTGAAGCACTTGGTAAATCGGGTGTAGCCCAGCATATCGACGCAGCAACAGATATTGGTGGCCATAATGCTGGCGCTCGCCCTATGGAAATGTTGTTGATGGGACTGGCAGGTTGCTCGGCTATTGACGTCATTTTAATCCTGAAAAAACAAAAACAGGTTATCGAAGACTTCCGTCTGAAAGTGGATGGTATGCGCGAAAAGGACGCGATACCCGCACCGTTCAAAAAAATACATATCACCTATCTTCTGAAAGGCCAACTGAACGCTGATAAAGTGAAACGGGCTATCGATCTGTCGATGGATAAATACTGCTCGGCAACTGCTCAATTTCGGCCATCAGCTGAGATTACGTATTCGTTTGAGATTCAGGAATAA
- a CDS encoding oxidoreductase, with translation MSEKYKPAFPRMAQLKTAADLRNYLTNNDIDLPFDDTLLPPAESPFNRPIPLKSGQKIGNSLCILPMEGWDGTLDGRPTDFTRNRWKKFAISGAKLLFGCEAVAVCHTGKANPNQLVLNNDTFSDFVDLRQLILDEHTEAFGTTNNLVIGLQLTHSGRFCKPKSTKAFEPKILYSHPFLNSKFGMSADYPVLTDDDIDKIIEQYVEAAVLAQKAGFDFVDIKHCHGYLGHEFLSAVSREGRYGGSFENRTRYLRNIVAGIRQAAPGLEIGMRLSAFDMIPFKKDPTGTGMPEAAEQYPFAFGGKPNGLELDLTETKSLLTLAESLGIQLVCITGGSPYYNPHLMRPALFPPSDGYLPPEDPLLGVKRQIDVTNELKQAFPELVIIGSGYSYLQEWLPNVAQAVLRQGMADSVGFGRMVLSYPTMPADMLAGRPLVRNHICRTFSDCTTAPRHGLISGCFPLDPLYKKSPVAEQLKAIKESL, from the coding sequence ATGAGCGAGAAATATAAACCCGCTTTCCCCCGCATGGCCCAGTTAAAAACGGCTGCCGACCTGCGAAACTACCTGACAAACAACGACATCGACCTGCCGTTCGACGATACCCTATTACCCCCCGCCGAAAGTCCGTTCAACCGACCTATTCCCCTAAAGTCAGGCCAAAAAATTGGCAACAGCCTTTGCATTTTACCGATGGAAGGCTGGGATGGAACCCTCGACGGTCGACCAACCGACTTTACCCGGAATCGCTGGAAGAAGTTTGCGATTAGTGGCGCCAAACTCCTGTTCGGATGTGAGGCAGTGGCGGTTTGCCATACCGGAAAAGCCAACCCAAATCAGTTGGTATTGAACAACGACACGTTTTCTGATTTTGTCGACCTGCGGCAATTGATTCTTGATGAACATACCGAAGCGTTCGGCACGACAAACAATTTAGTGATTGGCCTCCAGCTTACACATTCGGGGCGTTTTTGTAAACCAAAAAGTACCAAAGCTTTTGAACCGAAGATTCTGTACAGCCATCCGTTCCTGAACAGCAAGTTTGGTATGAGCGCCGACTACCCGGTGCTTACAGATGACGACATTGACAAGATTATTGAACAGTATGTGGAAGCTGCTGTGCTGGCGCAGAAAGCGGGTTTTGATTTTGTGGATATTAAGCACTGTCACGGCTACCTCGGCCACGAGTTTTTGAGCGCTGTAAGTCGGGAAGGGCGCTATGGGGGTTCTTTCGAGAACCGAACGCGCTACCTTCGGAACATCGTTGCGGGTATCCGGCAGGCCGCGCCGGGCCTGGAAATCGGTATGCGTTTGAGCGCATTCGATATGATCCCCTTTAAAAAAGACCCTACGGGCACAGGAATGCCCGAAGCGGCCGAGCAGTATCCATTTGCTTTTGGCGGGAAACCGAACGGCTTAGAGCTTGATCTGACCGAGACAAAATCCTTACTGACACTAGCCGAATCGCTCGGTATCCAATTGGTTTGCATTACCGGCGGCAGTCCCTATTACAACCCGCACCTGATGCGCCCGGCTTTGTTCCCGCCCTCAGATGGCTACCTTCCTCCCGAAGATCCGCTGCTGGGTGTAAAACGGCAAATCGACGTAACAAACGAGTTGAAACAGGCTTTTCCTGAGTTGGTAATCATTGGGTCAGGCTATTCGTATTTGCAGGAATGGCTTCCAAACGTAGCTCAGGCTGTGTTGCGCCAGGGCATGGCCGACAGCGTAGGGTTTGGGCGTATGGTGTTATCCTATCCAACCATGCCCGCCGATATGCTGGCGGGTCGACCACTTGTTCGAAACCATATATGCCGCACGTTTTCTGACTGCACAACGGCCCCGCGCCACGGTCTGATTTCGGGCTGCTTTCCGTTAGACCCGCTCTACAAAAAAAGCCCTGTAGCCGAACAGCTTAAGGCGATAAAAGAAAGCCTGTGA
- a CDS encoding 3-ketoacyl-ACP reductase yields MKKLDRPQVAFITGGSRGIGYGIAEQLADAGFDLAINGVRPEEAVSEALDALRKRGSKVIYCPGDIASTEARANMIQRIKDHFGRLNVLINNAGVAPKERRDILEATEESFQHVLSTNLQGAYFLTQATANWMIEQGTERADFWGCIINVSSVSATVASVNRGEYCVAKAGLSMATQLFAARLGEYNIPVYEVRPGVIKTDMTAGVTAKYDALIDSGLFVQKRWGLPTDVGRAVASLAKGDFPYSTGQVILVDGGMTIPRL; encoded by the coding sequence GTGAAGAAACTAGATCGTCCTCAGGTAGCCTTTATAACGGGCGGGAGCCGGGGCATTGGGTACGGAATTGCGGAACAGTTAGCCGATGCCGGATTCGATCTGGCCATCAACGGCGTTAGGCCCGAAGAAGCGGTGAGCGAAGCATTGGATGCGTTGCGAAAGCGAGGGAGTAAAGTAATTTACTGTCCCGGTGATATTGCCTCTACGGAAGCCAGAGCCAATATGATACAGCGCATTAAAGACCATTTCGGTCGGCTGAACGTGCTGATAAATAATGCGGGCGTAGCGCCAAAAGAACGTAGGGATATTCTCGAAGCCACCGAAGAGAGCTTTCAACATGTGCTGTCAACGAACCTGCAAGGGGCTTATTTCCTGACACAGGCGACCGCCAACTGGATGATTGAACAGGGAACAGAGCGAGCTGATTTCTGGGGATGTATTATCAATGTATCGTCCGTTTCGGCCACGGTTGCGTCGGTGAACCGGGGCGAATATTGCGTAGCGAAAGCCGGGCTGAGTATGGCAACCCAGTTGTTTGCCGCCCGACTTGGTGAATACAACATCCCGGTTTATGAAGTACGTCCGGGAGTCATTAAAACGGACATGACGGCGGGCGTAACCGCCAAATACGATGCGCTCATCGACAGCGGGCTATTTGTTCAGAAGCGCTGGGGCTTACCTACCGATGTGGGTAGGGCCGTAGCTTCGCTGGCAAAAGGCGACTTCCCCTACTCGACCGGACAAGTCATTCTGGTCGATGGTGGCATGACGATACCAAGACTATAA
- a CDS encoding glycosyl hydrolase, producing MQIDNAIHPADLSSKLAQFWELSGQKIQLIENEYDVSKGSPVFTAQGHYTTRGWTEWTQGFQFGSAILQFDATYDVDFLEMGRQKTLSVMAPHISHIGVHDHGFNNVSTYGNLLRLMQEGRIPTNDWEKNFYELALKISGAVQASRWTPIKDGAGFISSFNGPHSLFVDTIRSCRALVLSHALGHVFQGEGDVKINLLERALHHIKATADYSVFYGEGRDSYDLWGRTAHESIFNVKDGNFRCPNSQQGYSGFTTWTRGLAWAMCGFAEQLEWLTTREDAELELVGGRTRIEAFMLKAATATCDFYIAHTPIDGIPYWDTGAPNLHRLGDYLNRPADPYNDVEPVDSSAAAIGAQGLLRLGNYLTNKGNAEAGKRYWQAGLTVLNTLFDVPYLSTDPAHQGLILHSIYHQPNGWDYVPAGSKIANSESSMWGDYHAREVALYLQRIIRNEPYYTFFNRVAEPRVAGTPDRQPSLPQ from the coding sequence ATGCAGATTGATAACGCCATCCATCCCGCCGACCTCTCGTCAAAACTCGCTCAGTTCTGGGAACTCTCCGGTCAGAAAATACAACTCATTGAAAACGAATACGATGTAAGCAAAGGCTCACCGGTCTTTACAGCGCAGGGCCACTACACGACTCGCGGCTGGACAGAATGGACCCAGGGATTTCAATTTGGCTCGGCAATTTTACAGTTCGATGCCACCTACGATGTTGATTTTCTGGAAATGGGCCGTCAGAAAACATTGTCTGTAATGGCCCCGCATATCAGCCATATTGGTGTCCACGATCATGGCTTCAATAACGTCAGCACCTACGGGAACCTACTCCGGCTGATGCAGGAAGGCCGAATTCCGACCAATGATTGGGAGAAAAACTTTTATGAATTAGCCCTGAAAATTTCCGGGGCCGTACAGGCCAGTCGATGGACACCCATCAAAGACGGAGCAGGATTTATCAGTTCCTTTAATGGCCCTCATTCACTCTTTGTCGACACCATTCGCTCATGCCGGGCTCTGGTGCTGAGTCACGCACTGGGGCACGTTTTTCAGGGCGAAGGCGATGTAAAAATCAACTTACTGGAGCGGGCTCTTCATCATATAAAAGCTACCGCCGACTACTCAGTGTTCTACGGGGAGGGCCGCGACTCATATGACCTTTGGGGCCGTACTGCTCACGAAAGCATATTTAACGTGAAAGACGGGAATTTCCGATGCCCAAATTCGCAGCAGGGCTATTCGGGTTTCACGACCTGGACACGCGGACTAGCCTGGGCCATGTGCGGATTTGCCGAACAACTGGAATGGCTCACAACGCGCGAAGATGCCGAGCTGGAACTCGTTGGCGGGCGAACCCGTATTGAAGCGTTTATGCTGAAAGCGGCCACCGCTACCTGCGATTTTTACATCGCCCATACGCCTATCGACGGTATTCCATATTGGGACACGGGTGCCCCAAACCTACACCGCCTGGGCGATTACCTTAACCGCCCCGCCGATCCCTACAATGACGTCGAACCGGTCGACAGTTCGGCAGCGGCCATTGGCGCACAGGGACTGTTACGGCTCGGCAACTACCTGACCAACAAAGGCAATGCAGAAGCAGGGAAACGGTATTGGCAGGCAGGCTTAACGGTGCTTAACACCCTGTTCGACGTGCCCTATCTGAGCACAGACCCGGCGCATCAGGGCCTGATTTTACACTCCATTTACCACCAGCCAAACGGCTGGGATTACGTACCTGCCGGAAGCAAAATTGCCAACAGCGAATCGAGTATGTGGGGCGATTATCATGCCCGCGAGGTGGCACTCTATCTTCAACGAATTATTCGTAACGAACCGTACTACACATTCTTTAACCGGGTCGCCGAACCGCGGGTCGCCGGAACGCCGGACCGCCAACCGTCCCTACCTCAATGA
- a CDS encoding DUF4249 domain-containing protein, with protein MAFFSQVIRWIGCSCLLVGLQGCVNAYDPSLTLNANLIVVSGIITDLNETQTISLSRSRSSVDSLNVTIPIQRAIVTVTVNGTTPISLVEAQPGIYQFPADFRGKVGNSYQLHFQTSEGTVYESSVETMASVPAIQRTYDQFNPQGPKKTADGLPIPANDIYLDMQDPADGRNFYLWRWRLYEIQLWCATCQQGRYVVRDIGPVGAGPIDIIGCIRDTTVGTTNLFDYPCRGLCWDIFHNTDVDVFSDVYTNGQAQVGHKVASIPIYQRDPALIVVEQLSISANAYRYYRLFADQVQNTGTLADSPPAPISGNIRNVNNSSENVVGYFSAASVAVSRHKISRQSVNTGMFQGLFYAINGRAPRLETSQPGSSPFGSTASSALCIPNNSRTDQVPPGWNE; from the coding sequence ATGGCGTTCTTTTCGCAGGTTATTCGGTGGATTGGTTGTAGTTGTTTGTTGGTCGGTTTGCAGGGATGCGTGAACGCGTATGACCCCAGCCTGACGCTCAACGCCAATTTGATTGTTGTTAGTGGTATCATAACAGATTTGAACGAGACACAAACGATTAGCCTTAGCCGTTCCCGTTCCAGTGTCGACAGCCTTAATGTGACAATTCCCATTCAGCGGGCTATTGTTACCGTCACCGTTAACGGCACCACACCCATTTCGCTGGTTGAAGCGCAACCGGGCATATACCAGTTCCCGGCCGATTTTCGGGGAAAGGTGGGGAACAGCTATCAACTCCACTTTCAAACATCCGAAGGTACTGTCTATGAATCGTCGGTCGAAACGATGGCCTCCGTACCCGCCATTCAGCGAACCTACGACCAGTTCAACCCCCAGGGGCCAAAAAAAACGGCCGATGGCCTGCCCATACCCGCCAACGACATTTATCTGGACATGCAGGACCCCGCCGATGGGCGCAACTTTTACCTCTGGCGGTGGCGGCTCTATGAGATTCAGCTGTGGTGCGCTACCTGCCAGCAGGGGCGGTATGTGGTGCGGGATATTGGCCCCGTAGGCGCTGGCCCGATTGACATCATTGGCTGTATTCGGGATACAACCGTGGGCACGACCAACCTTTTCGATTATCCATGCCGGGGTTTATGCTGGGATATTTTTCACAATACTGACGTCGATGTTTTTTCGGATGTGTACACCAATGGGCAGGCGCAGGTGGGGCATAAGGTGGCCAGTATTCCCATCTACCAGCGCGACCCGGCCCTGATTGTGGTGGAGCAACTGTCGATATCGGCCAATGCGTACCGATACTATCGACTATTCGCCGATCAGGTTCAGAATACCGGAACGCTAGCCGATTCACCTCCGGCTCCTATTTCGGGGAATATCAGAAACGTAAATAACTCATCAGAAAACGTGGTGGGCTATTTTTCGGCGGCTTCAGTCGCCGTCAGTCGACACAAAATAAGTAGGCAGAGCGTCAATACAGGTATGTTTCAGGGGCTGTTTTACGCCATAAACGGCCGGGCACCCCGACTGGAAACATCACAGCCGGGTAGCAGTCCATTTGGCAGCACGGCATCGTCGGCGCTTTGTATTCCGAATAACAGCCGCACGGATCAGGTGCCACCGGGCTGGAATGAGTAA